From Amphiura filiformis chromosome 20, Afil_fr2py, whole genome shotgun sequence, a single genomic window includes:
- the LOC140142974 gene encoding acetylcholinesterase-like produces MLTSHRSFLLNIPISDPPPINRQQYNALLASYLAGYGYQSEIIVEGVNQVYVDWASADDPTTDYLSTYLKVQSDKSFICDMDRVARAHASVGDVVYTYHFTHVSSVKKLPDWTGATHTEELQYVFGYAFNPLLTEYHSATNEEKRLAVNVMKYWTSFAKYGDPNFEESGELYWPDYTIPELQYKEIAVNLTSGRALKAEECHFWNEHLQQLGTFVGDLGAVELEWREEFNRWKYDDMVLWRHEFDKYLEDTKL; encoded by the exons ATGCTGACGAGTCATCGTTCTTTTCTACTTAATATTCCCATCTCCGATCCCCCACCAATAAATCGTCAACAATACAACGCTTTATTAGCCAGTTACTTAGCAGGATATGGTTATCAGAGTGAGATTATTGTGGAAGGAGTGAACCAAGTTTACGTTGACTGGGCATCAGCAGACGACCCAACCACGGACTATTTAAGCACCTACTtaaaagtacaaagtgacaagAGCTTCATTTGCGACATGGATCGAGTTGCCCGAGCACATGCGTCTGTTGGTGACGTTGTTTATACGTATCATTTTACACACGTGTCGAGCGTAAAAAAGCTACCTGATTGGACCGGAGCAACCCATACTGAAGAATTGCAGTATGTATTTGGATATGCCTTTAATCCTCTATTGACTGAGTATCACAGTGCAACGAACGAAGAGAAAAGACTTGCTGTTAACGTTATGAAATATTGGACAAGTTTTGCTAAATATGG AGACCCAAATTTTGAGGAATCCGGGGAGTTATATTGGCCGGATTACACCATTCCCGAGTTACAATACAAGGAGATTGCAGTAAACTTGACAAGTGGAAGAGCTCTTAAAGCAGAAGAGTGTCATTTCTGGAACGAGCATCTACAGCAGCTTGGGACATTTGTTG GTGATCTAGGGGCAGTCGAGCTAGAATGGCGGGAAGAGTTCAACAGATGGAAGTACGACGATATGGTGCTTTGGCGACACgaatttgataaatatttagAAGACACAAAGTTGTAA